From the genome of Methanoregula boonei 6A8:
GTAAAGGCCGGTTCATAGAGCGAGAACGCCTCGATAGCCCCGAGATACCCCGGCCGCTCCATGCCCACGTAGTCCCCCGGATCAAGGAAGATCTTTGCAAAAAGATCGAGGCACTGCTGGGAGCCGTTGGTTATCTGGATCTCATCAGCGGTGGCCGGGACGCCCAGCCGTGACCCGTACCGTGCTGCGATATACTCCCGCAACGGACGGTAACCGTCCGTGGTCGAGTACTGGAGGGCGGCGCGCGGGTCGGTGGTAAGCACATCCTGTGCAGCGGTGCGAAGCCCGTCTGTATCTATCAGCGCCGATGAGGGCAGCCCCCCGGCAAACGAGATAATGGACGGATCTGAAGAGACCCGGAACAGCTCCCCCAAAAACGATGACGGGGCATGCTGAATGCGTCGGGCAAAGGCAAATGTCATAGTCTCACCGGGCCGGATCATCGGGCGGCATTTTGTACATGTTTTGGCCGCTTCCCGTACAAATAACGTGTCCCTCCCCAAATATCCCCTCCTCACACGCCTTATTTCCTTTCGGAGACAATTCCTACCCATGACCCTGACACGGGCGGACGATGCGGCTGCCCTTTTTACAGCAGGTTACTCCTGTTCACAATCGGTCTCTGCTGCATTTGCGGAGGACTTTGGCATTGATCGCACAACAGCGCTACGGCTCTCTGGCAGTTTTGGCGGAGGTATGGCGCATACGGACAATTCCTGCGGCGCGGTCACCGGTGCCCTCATGGTGATCGGCATGAAGTACGGGATGACGGACGCGGGCAACCCTGCAGGAAAAGAAAAAACCTACGCGGTCGCCCAGGAGTTCATCGCCGAATTCATGCGGCGGGATCACGCTATCCGGTGCACGGATCTTCTCGGGTTCAATCTCTCTGATCCAAAGCAGCTTGCCATTGCGCGGAAGAACCACATTTTCCGCACAAAGTGTACACAGTACGTTCGAGACGCTGCAGAAATACTTGAAAAAGTGCTGTAAATTTTTGCCGGGAAACATCCCGGTACCTGCGCGCCCGTTCAGGCAGTCTCAGTGACTTCGATCCGTATAATCTCGGAAGAAAGCGACCGGATTGCGTGGTGCAGATCTGTCTTCCAGGTCTGCTGCACCTTCCTGATCGCCTTTTTGAGCCGGGCGAGCGCTTCTTTTTTGTCTGCACCGTGGCAGACGGTCCCCGGGAGCTCAACGCAACGTGCAGCAATGCCGCCGCTGTCGCCGGGTTCGAGGACGATTGTGTATTGCATGATCCTTTATGTTTCCTTTGGGGGTATACAGTCTTTCCTGTCGGCAAAAGATGCCCCCAATGAACCCGGAACGGTAAAATGCACGTTGTACCCTGCCTCAACGGTGGCATATCCCGGATCGTATCTTCTCTAACCTGCCGGTTCAATGCCACTACCCGGGCAATCGTGGAAATATATACCCGCCACCCGGCAACATCAGGGGCAGATGCGTCCCTGCGGAAAAATTGCCGGGGGCATCACCAGACAATACCAAGGTGAGAAAGAGATGAACCACACACGAATTTTCCTGATCGGCAGCCTCTGCATGATCTGCCTTGTTGCGGCAATCATGCCGGTAGCTGCAGACCCCACTACCGGGGAAAACGCTTGGAACACCAATACTGAACACGTTGCAGCAATGCAGGCCTTTGTCGCGTACGCCGGCGCAAAGGGCCAGGCCCAGATGGATGGGGCGATCAGCTACATCGGTAC
Proteins encoded in this window:
- a CDS encoding C-GCAxxG-C-C family protein gives rise to the protein MTLTRADDAAALFTAGYSCSQSVSAAFAEDFGIDRTTALRLSGSFGGGMAHTDNSCGAVTGALMVIGMKYGMTDAGNPAGKEKTYAVAQEFIAEFMRRDHAIRCTDLLGFNLSDPKQLAIARKNHIFRTKCTQYVRDAAEILEKVL
- a CDS encoding type II toxin-antitoxin system HicB family antitoxin, which gives rise to MQYTIVLEPGDSGGIAARCVELPGTVCHGADKKEALARLKKAIRKVQQTWKTDLHHAIRSLSSEIIRIEVTETA